One Hevea brasiliensis isolate MT/VB/25A 57/8 chromosome 5, ASM3005281v1, whole genome shotgun sequence genomic region harbors:
- the LOC131180131 gene encoding uncharacterized protein LOC131180131 — MDKLSMKVDSLIGGSSHIEDVENPREHFKAAILRSGKIVGDKKEDELEEEKKKEDEDKNESTSNHDEVNEEANNEKEVEKKEEEKYVPPPPYKPPLPYPQRFQKAKLDKQFGKFLKVLKKLYINIPFTDAISQMPSLEDYETVALTEECSALLQNKLPPKLKDPGSFSIPCHVGDTSIDKALCDLGASVSLMPLSICEKLKVGDLKPTTISLQLADRSIKYPVGILENVPLKVGKFFIPVDFVVLEMEEDIHIPIILGRPFLATARAIIDVKNGILTLKVREEEGEFNLNQTLKKHHGVDPCLRVDIIDEIVEAEFRKRYPEDPLENCLVHSRTTKDENPEVAAFAQILEATQEVIGDQVLQVEELKHEVAQPPLLDEKEAPQVDLKPLPSTLKLKEALTTAPIMQPLDWSLPFEVMCDASDFAVGAVLGQKREKRSYAIYYASKTLDDTQVNYATTEK, encoded by the exons ATGGATAAGTTAAGCATGAAGGTTGATTCTTTGATTGGAGGATCTAGTCATATAGAAGATGTTG agaaTCCTAGAGAACATTTCAAGGCAGCGATCCTAAGGAGTGGGAAAATTGTGGGAGATAAAAAGGAAGATGAGCtagaagaggaaaagaagaaagaagatgaagacaAGAATGAATCTACTTCAAATCATGATGAAGTTAATGAGGAAGCAAACAATGAGAAGGAAGTTgaaaaaaaagaagaggaaaagtaTGTGCCTCCACCACCATACAAGCCACCATTGCCATATCCTCAGAGGTTTCAGAAAGCAAAGCTAGATAAACAGTTTGGGAAATTTTTGAAAGTTTTGAAGAAGTTATACATTAACATCCCATTCACAGATGCAATTTCTCAAATGCCCtc ATTAGAAGATTATGAAACTGTGGCATTAACGGAGGAGTGTAGTGCTCTCTTACAGAATAAGCTCCCACCGAAATTGAAGGATCCAGGAAGTTTCTCTATTCCTTGTCACGTTGGGGACACTAGTATTGACAAAGCATTGTGTGATCTTGGAGCTAGTGTAAGTTTGATGCCACTCTCCATTTGTGAAAAGCTGAAGGTAGGAGATTTGAAACCCACCACCATTTCTTTGCAACTAGCTGATAGATCTATTAAATATCCAGTaggaattttggagaatgtgccgttaaaagttggaaaatttttcattcCTGTGGATTTTGTGGTTCTTGAAATGGAAGAGGATATTCATATACCTATCATTTTAGGAAGGCCATTTTTAGCCACAGCAAGGGCTATAATTGATGTTAAGAATGGTATATTGACATTAAAAGTTAGAGAAGAGGAGGGGGAATTTAATTTGAATCAGACTTTGAAGAAACATCATGGAGTTGATCCTTGTTTAAGGGTGGATATTATTGATGAGATCGTGGAAGCAGAATTTAGGAAAAGATATCCTGAGGACCCTTTGGAGAATTGTTTGGTACATAGTAGAACAACAAAGGATGAAAATCCTGAAGTTGCAGCTTTTGCTCAAATTTTGGAAGCTACTCAAGAAGTTATAGGAGATCAAGTTTTGCAAGTTGAAGAGTTGAAACATGAAGTTGCACAACCACctttgctagatgagaaggaAGCACCACAGGTAGACCTCAAACCACTTCCATCTACATTAAAGTTGAAGGAAGCTCTAACAACAGCCCCTATTATGCAACCTCTGGATTGGTCATTGCCATTTGaggttatgtgtgatgctagtgacTTTGCTGTAGGAGCTGTACTTGGTCAAAAAAGAGAGAAGAGGTCTTATGCAATTTATTATGCCAGCAAAACTTTAGATGATACTCAAGTAAATTATGCCACCACTGAGAAATAA